Sequence from the Desulfuromonas acetoxidans DSM 684 genome:
AATCCGCCAGGAAATCGACCGCCTGGACAACGAGCTTTTGAAGATTTTCAATCGCCGGGCGGAACTGGCTCTGGCCATCGGCCATCTAAAAAAAGAACTCGACCTGCCAGTGTATGATCCGGACCGGGAAAAGCGCATTTTTAATAAAATGACAGCGTTAAATCCCGGCCCATTGGACAACCAGGCCATCAAACGTCTGTTTGAGAGGGTGATTGACGAATCACGGACCCTTGAACGGATTAAATCGAAAGGACGCTGACCATGTTGGTGGTGATGAAAAAAGACGTATCAGAGGAGAACCTGCAGCAGGTCAAACAATATCTGATTGATGAAGATTTCGATTTTCACCAGTCAACCGGAGCAAATCGCACGATTCTCGGCGTTATTGGTGATACCCGGGAGTTCAGCACGACAACTCTGGAAACACTGCCCGGAGTACATGTTGTTTTTAAAATACCGCCAGAATCCTGATCCGTAACAGGCTGAAAAAAGACGATAAAAAAGCCATCATGCCCCCCAGGCATGATGGCTTTTTTTCATTACATCACATGACATGATTACATCTGACAAACTTCCAGGCTCTTCACCACATAGTGACAAGTTTCCACATCATCCGAACATTGAACATCTTGAGCCTGGGATAAAACCACAGCAAACAGCTCCGCCAGTTGTTCAACGGCCTGTAACTCGCGCTTTCCGTAGCCCTCGGCATTGTTGGCCAGAGCGACCTGGCCAATGATGCGCTTGCTGTCGCACACCGGAACTGCCATAAAATGGGAGATCTCCTCACTGATTCCATCGGCCAGGTTGACGACGCTGAGCTGTTCCAACGAATTGAAATAGACGCCGTTTTGCCGTTTGTAAACCGAATGCAACAAAGAACCGCGACCATTGGCCGGGGCCGGAATAATGGGATGGCCCTGATGTTTTTGCAACCCTTCAAACATCGGCGTGTAATCCCATAACCGTTGAAACTGATCCTGCTCATCAAGTTCTGCAACAAAACCGTGGCTGCTGCCGGTCAGGTTTCGAGCATACTCAAGGACTTCACCGGCCACCTCCCGTACATTACCGGCATTGTGCAGTATGGAATGAGACAGCTTGGCCAACCGACTGTTGAGCGCCAATTCCCACTGCAGAGCTTCTTCCGAGCGTTTGCGCACGGTAATGTCTTCAAAACACTCGATCCCGCCAATGATATGCCCCTGGGCATCGCGCAGAAAATCGGCATTTTTACTGACGGTCAGCACCGATCCGTTTTTGTGCCGGATGGTGCATTCGCGCCCCATAATCGGCTTATCGATCCCTTCATCAAACAAACCGCAGCTCTCCTGACAGGGCGTCTGAGCGAACAGAAAACAGGTACTGCCAACCATCTCTGCGGCGCTATAACCGGTAATATGTTCGGCGCGAGCATTCCAACTGGTAATCACCTTATTGCTGTCGACTGTAAAAATTGCGCTGGGCACCACCCGTTTAATCAGATCGGTTTTCTCTTCTGAAAAAGTCTGGTGGACTCGACTCTCCTCCAAATCCGTCAGCAGATAATTGAATTCTTCGGCGAGTCCACCCATATCATTGTCACACGATAACGTCAGGGGCATCGGTGCAATACGGTTGCCGCGATAAGAGTGAATCACGTTGGCTAATTCTTTGAACGGCTGCATGACCATTCGTCGTACCGTGGCGGCAAACACAAAGGCCATCAACAAAATACTCAACAGCGCAAAACCAAGGGAGGACATCATAATATTTCGCGTATGAACGTACAGAGTCCGCGGAAGCTTCATCTGAACCACAGCGATCTCTTTCTGGTCCAAGTCCGTCAGTTTGGCAAAAGCATCGAGGGTTGTATCACCTGAAGCATGGATTGAAATAGGTTCTGTGCGGGTAATATGTTTGAGTTGCTGACGTGCTCTTGCGCTGATTCGTTGCAACGGCGTCACCTGAATATCAAAACGGAACTGACGGGACAGATCATTAATCAACGCCGAATCCAGTGGCCGGGTGAATACCAACGTTCCCCTCACCGGTCCACGGGCATCACTGGTCATAATGGAGCGTGCCGCTACCATCTGCAAGCCATTGTCGCCGGCCAACAACCCGGAGGCGGGGCGTATGAGACCTCCTCCCAATTCGACCAGCGCATCATTGTACATAGAATCATCAAGCGGCCGCTCCACACCTGAGACCAAATCCAGATGTTTATAATAAAGTAACGTTCCGTGACTGTTAAAGATCGCCACACTGCTCAAACGGTTATCGATGAGCATTTCATTGAGGTAATTGCTTTGCAGGTAGGCTTCGCTAGCGGTGTTGATAAAAGTGTAGGTGTCATCCCAAAAGGCATAATCACGCACCAACCGGTCGAGGTTAACCACCTCTCGATCAATCGAGGACAGGACCCGTTCCATATGGTGACGGGCATCCTGCTTTTCAATCAGCGCATAGCCGGGCAAGACAAAATAATAATAGGAGAACAACGCCACAGAAAGGGCAATCAGAACAAAGCCTGCGTAGGTCAGCAACAAGCGCGATTTAAGATTCAATCTCATAAAGCAGGGAGGCCTCACATCTTAAAATGGAATCCATTTACATTTGATGGCTCATGGTCATAACACGCACTCGCTGGCGCTCATGAGACAAAGAACTAAAGAGCAAGATGGATACCAATTCTTTGGCCTATAAGAATTTCAACAGGCGTTTGTCAGCAAACCCCAAGAAACACTACTGCCCCCATAAGAGAAACTTCACTGAGGTGTATACGGCATTTTTTTTGATCAACTTTTGTGATGGGGGAAATCCCCCAAACCAATCCATTAGCCCCATCTAAAGGTGGGGCTAAAAACCCTCTCTTGAGTATTAGAGGAAGCCAAATATATACCAAGCCAAGAAAGCAGAACAGCGTCAGCGGCAAAAAAGGCCAGAAT
This genomic interval carries:
- the pheA gene encoding chorismate mutase, with protein sequence MTIDEIRQEIDRLDNELLKIFNRRAELALAIGHLKKELDLPVYDPDREKRIFNKMTALNPGPLDNQAIKRLFERVIDESRTLERIKSKGR
- a CDS encoding CHASE4 domain-containing protein, with the translated sequence MRLNLKSRLLLTYAGFVLIALSVALFSYYYFVLPGYALIEKQDARHHMERVLSSIDREVVNLDRLVRDYAFWDDTYTFINTASEAYLQSNYLNEMLIDNRLSSVAIFNSHGTLLYYKHLDLVSGVERPLDDSMYNDALVELGGGLIRPASGLLAGDNGLQMVAARSIMTSDARGPVRGTLVFTRPLDSALINDLSRQFRFDIQVTPLQRISARARQQLKHITRTEPISIHASGDTTLDAFAKLTDLDQKEIAVVQMKLPRTLYVHTRNIMMSSLGFALLSILLMAFVFAATVRRMVMQPFKELANVIHSYRGNRIAPMPLTLSCDNDMGGLAEEFNYLLTDLEESRVHQTFSEEKTDLIKRVVPSAIFTVDSNKVITSWNARAEHITGYSAAEMVGSTCFLFAQTPCQESCGLFDEGIDKPIMGRECTIRHKNGSVLTVSKNADFLRDAQGHIIGGIECFEDITVRKRSEEALQWELALNSRLAKLSHSILHNAGNVREVAGEVLEYARNLTGSSHGFVAELDEQDQFQRLWDYTPMFEGLQKHQGHPIIPAPANGRGSLLHSVYKRQNGVYFNSLEQLSVVNLADGISEEISHFMAVPVCDSKRIIGQVALANNAEGYGKRELQAVEQLAELFAVVLSQAQDVQCSDDVETCHYVVKSLEVCQM